From Cheilinus undulatus linkage group 17, ASM1832078v1, whole genome shotgun sequence, one genomic window encodes:
- the LOC121524862 gene encoding isoniazid-induced protein IniB-like, whose protein sequence is MEEIVSKLDNISHEVRKYIDERLTVGRLGLWICAVGLLTALVPWGGSLAVVEAIRGAALGAATVGAIGVTMVGPTAAAIIGVVRGIIEEAMSGRNVGTVATISGVIEAAIGAAAGAAIVAAVREVKGVLGGAIEGAILGTVVGILAALLAAIIAAILAAIGAAVGAIGGATGAATGASIGAAIGGGVVGAGVGGIGGAFVGIIGEAIRVDIEKNIFEKFLGLLFAMGTAAVVIPVASIAAPTGAAIGAAIGGTTGALTGASIGAAIGGGVAGAVLGIIGGDVPREIRGAMRGAIVAAKIAAKIAAIGVAIGGTSGTAIGAAIGGAIIGAAVAGMIGGATAGAARATTKKAKRDAIIGAVVGAIGGAIVGAITGETGGVIEGAIGAALGADIGGQIGATIGANIGEETGSAIATIAPIIGAATRGAIEAGFGAIKGGVIGASAGAALGATGAIEGGTGAATGAMIGGAIGGGVCAVTAIWNQQKTES, encoded by the coding sequence ATGGAAGAGATTGTGAGCAAGCTCGACAACATCAGTCATGAAGTAAGAAAATACATCGATGAACGCCTTACAGTTGGAAGACTGGGACTTTGGATCTGTGCAGTGGGACTTCTTACAGCTCTGGTCCCTTGGGGAGGAAGCTTGGCTGTGGTGGAGGCAATAAGAGGAGCAGCATTAGGAGCAGCAACAGTAGGAGCAATAGGAGTGACAATGGTAgggccaacagcagcagcaataaTAGGAGTAGTAAGAGGAATTATAGAAGAAGCTATGTCAGGAAGAAACGTAGGAACAGTAGCAACAATAAGTGGAGTAATAGAAGCAGCAAtaggagcagcagcaggagcagcaatAGTAGCAGCAGTAAGAGAGGTGAAAGGAGTACTAGGAGGAGCTATAGAAGGAGCTATATTAGGAACAGTAGTAGGAATATTAGCAGCATTATTAGCAGCAATAATTGCAGCAATATTAGCAGCAATAGGTGCTGCAGTAGGAGCAATAGGAGGCGCAACAGGAGCAGCAACTGGAGCATCAATAGGAGCAGCAATAGGAGGAGGAGTAGTAGGAGCAGGAGTAGGAGGAATAGGAGGAGCATTCGTGGGAATAATAGGGGAAGCAATAAGAGTagatatagaaaaaaatatatttgaaaagTTTTTAGGACTACTGTTTGCAATGGGAACAGCAGCTGTAGTAATACCTGTAGCATCAATAGCAGCACCAACAGGTGCAGCAATAGGAGCAGCAATAGGAGGCACAACAGGAGCATTAACTGGAGCATCAATAGGAGCAGCAATAGGAGGAGGAGTAGCCGGAGCAGTACTAGGAATAATAGGAGGAGATGTACCACGAGAAATACGAGGAGCAATGCGAGGAGCAATAGTAGCAGcaaaaatagcagcaaaaatagcAGCAATAGGAGTAGCAATAGGAGGAACAAGTGGAACAGCAATAGGAGCAGCAATAGGAGGAGCAATCATAGGAGCAGCAGTTGCAGGAATGATAGGAGGAGCAACAGCAGGAGCAGCaagagcaacaacaaaaaaagccaaaagagATGCAATTATAGGAGCAGTAGTTGGAGCCATTGGAGGAGCAATAGTAGGAGCAATAACAGGAGAAACAGGAGGAGTCATTGAAGGAGCAATAGGAGCAGCATTAGGAGCTGACATAGGGGGACAAATAGGAGCAACAATAGGGGCAAACATAGGAGAAGAAACAGGATCAGCGATAGCAACGATAGCACCAATAATaggagcagcaacaagaggagCAATAGAAGCAGGATTTGGAGCAATAAAAGGAGGAGTGATAGGAGCATCAGCTGGAGCAGCATTAGGAGCAACAGGAGCAATCGAAGGAGGAACAGGAGCAGCAACAGGAGCAATGATAGGAGGAGCAATAGGAGGAGGGGTATGTGCTGTGACTGCCATCTGGAACCAGCAGAAGACAGAGAGCTAG